The genomic interval GTCTCGTCCGCGAGGGCGAAGAACGTCGACTTGGCGATGAGCAGGTCGGGCACGTCCCGACGCACCTTCTGGAGGGCCGCGCGCACGGCCGGGAGGTTTTTCTGTGGCTCTTCTTTCGCGAAAGACGGCCCGAGCTTCTTCGCGCCCTCCGGGAGGCCTCGCTCGACCTCGGCCACGTCTTTCTCGATGAGGGTCGCGAGAGCGCCCACGTGCGTCTTGGCGAGGGTTTCGCTCTCTTTTCCGCGGTCTTTGCAGCCCGGAAGGGGGGCCGCGGCGAGCGCGAGGAGGGGGAGGAGAGAGAGGACGGAGAGAGACTTACGGCGCGAAAGGAGCATGCGTCGCCTCGAAGGTTACACCTCCTCTCGCCAGGGGCGCATAGTTTGGTAGGGTGCGGCCGTCTTCCTCCGAGCGGGCCCGGACCCGCGTCGCCCCCCGAACGGTACACGCTTGAACCGCTCAACCTCCCCCGAGGCTCCGAAGAAGCTCGGGCACTACAGCATCGTCTCCCTCATCGGCGAGGGCGGGATGGCGACCGTCTATCTCGCGTTCAAAGACGAGCCCTCGGGTCGCAGCGGGCCCTTCGCGCTCAAGGTGATCCGGGAGGAGCTCGCGCAGAGCAGCGATTTCGCCTCGATGTTCGCCGACGAGGCCAAGGTGAGCGCTGGCATGCGGCACCCGAACGTCGTGCGCGTCGAGGAGTCCGGTGTCGTCGACGGGCGGCTCTTTCTGTCCATGGAGGTCCTTCGTGGGCACTCCGTCTGGCAGATCTGGCAGGCGTGCCGTGAGCGAGGGCTCCGCCTGCGGTACGACCTCGCCGCCTGGATCTTCGCACGGGCCGCCGATGGCCTGCATCACGCCCACGAGCAGCGCGGACCCGACGGCACCTCCCTCGACCTCGTGCACCGCGACGTCAACCAATCGAATCTCTTCGTCACGTACGACGGAGACGTGAAGGTCATCGACTTCGGCCTCGCCAAAGCCGCCAATCGCGTCTCTCAGACCGCCGCGGGCGTCGTCAAAGGGAAGCTGTCCTATTTGGCCCCCGAGCAGGTGACCGGATCGAAGCTCGATCGTCGCGCCGACGTGTTCGCGCTCGGTGTGGCGCTGTGGGAGGTCACGGTCGACAGGCGGCTCTTCAAAGGCCGCGACGACATCGACACGCTCCTTCGTGTGAACGAGTGCCGGGTCCCCGACGCGACCGCCATCGTCGACGACTACCCCGCACGCCTTTGGGCCATCGTCTCGAAATGCTTGCAGAAAGACCCCTCGGACCGCTACCCCACGGCGCAGACCTTGGCGACGGATCTCGACCTCTTCGTGCGCGAGTGTGGCACCGGGATCGGTCGCGACTCGGTGGCCGAGATCATGGAAGTCCTCTTCGCGAAGGAGCGTGAGCGCACCGAGGAGTGGTTCCGCAAGTCCGAGGTCGCCGAAGAGCCGCTCGCCCCGCTCCGGCGCGAGCAGACGGCGCTCCTCATGCACAACATGCCGAGCCTTCCTCCGCCGCCCAAGGTGGATCTCTGGCTCGGTGAGCCCCCGAAGGGTTTCGTCGCGCGCGCCGAAGCGGCCCTCGCGCCCTCCGGCGCTCACGAGGCGGCGCCTTCGGGGGCCCCCGCGGCCGCACTTGCGCCCTCGGTGGCTCCCGCGCCCGGGGCTGCCCCGACACCCTCCGTGCCCCCCGAGCGCGTCCGCGCGAGCGACTCCGGCAGGCCCTCTTCGGGACCACCGGCTCGCGGAACGAGGCGGTTTTTTCTCGATCCACTGCAGGTAGGGGTGCTCGTGGTGACCGGCCTCGTCCTGATGCTTCTCGCGATTTTCGTTGTTCGCCTGTTGCGTTCGTCCTGAATCATGTGTTTAGGTGTTTGGGCGATCGTGAGGAGTCTTCGTTAAGGCAACTACGGTCGTCTCGCGCGGTTCCCGAGAGGGGCCGGCGAGGGCACACGTCACGGATGAATCGAGCCGAAGTGGCGGAATGGCAGACGCAGCGGATTCAAAATCCGCCGAGGCAGCCCCTCGTGAGGGTTCGAGTCCCTCCTTCGGCACATGGCGCGGGTCGAGCGCGAAACCCGCCTTTTTCTGGGGGCGGGGCACCTGTCCGGTGCCCCGTGCCTCGCCTCGTGGTCGAGGGCGGCGACGATCGCCGCGCCTCGCCGAATGCTGGCGTGAACCAGCCGGTGCGCGATCCGGCGACCATCTTCCGAAAGTGAGACGACCATGAGCAACCTGAAGACCACCCTCGAGAACCTCTCCGCCGAGTTCGCCGCCAACGTGCTTCGCGCCATTCGCGGCGCCTCTCTCGAAGACCTCATCTCCGAGTCGGGCACGGGCCGCGCTCCTGCCAAGGCCCCCGCGCGCGCCGCTCGCCCGGCCCCGAAGGCCGAGAAGGCGGCCCCGGCGGCAGCCCCGGCTCCGGCCGCAGCCGCGCCCGCCAAGGGGGGCAAGAAGGGCAGCAGCCGCCGTCGGCTGGCTCGCCGTTCGCCCGCCGACATCGCCGCGGTGGTCGACCAAATCGTCGCGCTGCTCTCGAAGAAGCCCGAAGGGCTCCGCTCGGAGGACATCCGTCGCGAGCTCGGCCTCGCGGCGAACGAGATGCCCCGTCCGCTCGCCGACGGCCTCGCCGCCAAGCGCCTCACGAAAGAGGGCGAGAAGCGCGCGACCGTGTACTTCGCGAAGGGCGCGGGCGGCGGCAAGAAGAAGTGAGGCCCTAGCAGCGCGTCGGCGCGCCCGTGTGGTGTGCCGCGCTCCCTCGAATCGGCGCTCTCGACCTTCGTGTCGGGACCGCCGATTCGGTCTTTTCGAAGGGGCCTCGGTGCGCCCGCGTCGTTCTCTCGGGCGGTACTCGCGACCTCCCAAGTCCATGAATCAATAGTCGGTAGAATCGCAAATAGGTTATGCGCCGCGCTTATTCGGGAATCCGACCGTCGGACGGGAGAGAAGCGACGGACGGTTATCGCGTGCCGAGGGCAGCGAGCCGCGCGCGGGCACGCTCCGCCGTGCGAGAGGCCTTCGCCGACCCCCAACGGTCGATGACTTGGCGATACGCGGTCGTCGCGCCTTCTCGGTCGCCACGAGCCTCGAGCGCCACGCCCAGGAAGTAGCTCGCGCGGACCTGGAGGAGCGGCTCGTCGAAGCCGACACATGCGTCGACCACACGCCGGAGATGCTCGACGGCGTGGACGTGGTCACCCGCGAGGGCCAGCACCTTCCCGGCGCGAAAGTCGAAGTGCAGGGTGCGCTGCGAGATCTTGGGCTCGCTGTCCACCGGGATCGCACGGAGCGCCTCGGCGGCTTCTTCTTTCGTCTCGGCGAAGGTCCCGTACGCGAGCGACCACCGGAGCCACGACATCCGCCCTCGCGGCTCGCTCAGCATGCCCGGATCGGCCGCCCGCGTTCGCGCGATCTCGCTCGCGAGCCACGCGGCCCGTCGCAGCTCGACCTCGTTCGCCGTGAGGGTGCCCGCCCGGAAGAGCGGCTCGACGAACCCGATGCTCGGGTCGGGCGCGAAAGGGTAAGGCGGGTAGGCGGGCATCCGGTCGAGGAAGTCCTTGGCCCACGCCGCGGCGCGCTTCGTGTCTCCTAGCTCGAGCGCGAGATCGACCTTCGCCCGCACCGCCTCGGCGTGCTCGGTGCGGTCCGCGTCGGCGGGCAGCGTCGCCTCGAGACCCTCGGCCAGCGTAAGGGCGTCGTCGAGGCGCCCGTCGGAGACCGCGAGCGCGAGCCACTCTCGGGTCTCGGCCCCTTTCCGCGCGTCGGGCGGCAAGAGGCTCACGTGGCGGCGCAGGGCCTCCTCGACCGAGGGGCGGGGGGCCTTCGATGCGAAGAGCGCACCGGCCCACGCCCGCTGCGGATCGGGGCTCTGAGGCTCGAGGGCCATCCAGGCCGCGGCGTCGTCTTTGGCGGCCGCGCAGTCTCCGCTTGCCGCGTGGAGGTCGTGTCGTACACCGACACACACGCTCGCGACCGGGGATCGGGCGAGGCACGCGGCCACGGAGCCGAGCGCACCCGTGCGGTCACCGAGCCGTTTTTGGACACGCGCGAGCCCCGCCCACGCCGGCGCGAAGGCGGGGTCCGCCCGTGTGACGGCCTCGTACGCGGCGCGCGCCCCCTCGAAATCGAGCTGACGCTCGCGCGCGGAGCCGAGAAAAACGCGGAGGCCGGAGTCGGCCGGGAATCGGTAGACGGCCGCGAGCAAGCGGGTCTCCCACTCGACCAGGTCGGGGTGGGGCCGCACGAAGGGCTCGGCCGCCTCGAGCAGGGCGAGATCGCGCGCTCCGAGGCCGTCTCGCCCGTGAAATGCCTGCTGGTAGTGACGGAGGCCTTCCTGTGGGTCGTGCGGGAGCACCCCGAGACCGAGGGCGAGGTGGGCCGCGGCGCAACCGTCGTCGAGGGCCACGGCCCGTTTGAGGTCGGCGAGGGACTCGGACACGGCGCCGTCGCGCTCGCGCACCCGTGCCGACGCGAACGCGGCGTCGGCCTCGCGCACCTGGCAGCTCGGGGCCGGCTTGTGTTTGGGGAGGGGCGGGGGGACCTCCGGTCGCCGCGTGAACGCGTACGCCACGACGGCTGCCGTGACCGCGCCCATCGCGAGGACGCTTCGAGACCGCGGGAGACGGCTTGGTCGCGCGCTCGGTGTCGTGTCCTCCGTGTCGCGTGTCGTCGGCACGCGTGTGGTCTCGGCGAAGGCCTCCGGCTCGTGGTGTTTCACGTCGACGGCCGCGCGTGTGCCCCGGGGTGGCAGGCTCGGACGCGGGGTACGCACGCTCCCGGTGAACGACGCGAGCTCGGCGGCCACGTCCTCCATGGTGGTGTAGCGGCTCTCGGGCGCCTTCGAGAGCGCCCGATGCACGCACTCGGCGACGCGCTCGGGGACGTCGGGCGCGAGGTCGGCGAGGCGAGGGGGCTCGTCCGAGAGGATCGAGGCGACGAGGGCGTACCCCTCGTGCGACGTCGAAAACGGCCTTTTGCCCGAGAGCAGCTCGAACGCCACGATGCCCCACGAGAACTGGTCGGAGCGGGCGTCGAGGCGCTCCCCCCGGAGCTGCTCGGGCGCCATGTACGCCGGGGTCCCCGCGACCTCGTCCTCGCCGGTGACGAGCTCGGCGCCGTCGGCGACGAGCCGCGTGCGGCGGGCGATCCCGAAGTCGAGCACTTTGACGATGCCGTCGGACCGCACCATCACGTTCTCGGGTTTGACGTCGCGATGGACGAGGCCCGCGCGGTGGGCCGCATGGAGAGCGCCGGCCACGTCCGCGAGGATGCGCACGCGCTCGGTCGTCGGGAGCGCGCCCGCCATCCGCGCGCGGAGGTTCTCGCCCTCCACGAACTCCATCGCGAAGTAGAGGAGCTCGTCGGTCTCGCCGACGTCGAAGATCGACACCACGTTCGGGTGGTTGAGGGAGGCCACGGCTTTGGCCTCGCGAAGGAGCCGGCTCGCGTAGCTCTCATGCGAGCCGAGCGGACCCTCGGCCTCTCCCTTGGAGATCACCTTGAGGGCGACCGTGCGCTCGAGGCGGGTGTCGAGCGCGCGGTACACGACCCCCATCCCCCCCTGACCGAGGAGGTCCTTCACTTCGTACGGGCCGACTACGGTCCCGGGCTCGAGCACGACACGCATCGGACCTTGCCTCGCCCCGTTCGTCAAATGCGGAAGGTCGTTCATGGGCCCAAAAAAGGAAGGCGAGGACGAAGGCCGAGACGACCTCGGCGGAGCGCCGCCCCGAGGCGCCTCGCCGAAAAAGGCAGGTCACGAGGAAAACACGGCTAGCGCCCGCATCCTTCCCGTGGTACCGAGCTTTCTCCGTTTCGCCGGAAGGCTCGTGCTTCCGTCTCCGTTTCGTCCCAAAATCCCGAGGATCTCGAAAGATGCCGAGTGATGCGATTCAGTGCAAGCCGCTCGAAGTGGTCGTGAGCGACCGCGGTATCGAGCGCGCCATCAAGATGCTCAAGCGGAAGCTCGCCTCCGAGGGCGTCCTCCGCGAGCTCAAGATGCGCCGCCACTACATGAAGCCCAGCGTGAAGCGCCGGAAGAAGCAGGCCGAGGCGGCTCGCCGCCGTCGCAAGCGCGCCAAGATGGACGCGGCCCC from Myxococcales bacterium carries:
- a CDS encoding 30S ribosomal protein S21, translated to MPSDAIQCKPLEVVVSDRGIERAIKMLKRKLASEGVLRELKMRRHYMKPSVKRRKKQAEAARRRRKRAKMDAAPPKS
- a CDS encoding protein kinase → MNDLPHLTNGARQGPMRVVLEPGTVVGPYEVKDLLGQGGMGVVYRALDTRLERTVALKVISKGEAEGPLGSHESYASRLLREAKAVASLNHPNVVSIFDVGETDELLYFAMEFVEGENLRARMAGALPTTERVRILADVAGALHAAHRAGLVHRDVKPENVMVRSDGIVKVLDFGIARRTRLVADGAELVTGEDEVAGTPAYMAPEQLRGERLDARSDQFSWGIVAFELLSGKRPFSTSHEGYALVASILSDEPPRLADLAPDVPERVAECVHRALSKAPESRYTTMEDVAAELASFTGSVRTPRPSLPPRGTRAAVDVKHHEPEAFAETTRVPTTRDTEDTTPSARPSRLPRSRSVLAMGAVTAAVVAYAFTRRPEVPPPLPKHKPAPSCQVREADAAFASARVRERDGAVSESLADLKRAVALDDGCAAAHLALGLGVLPHDPQEGLRHYQQAFHGRDGLGARDLALLEAAEPFVRPHPDLVEWETRLLAAVYRFPADSGLRVFLGSARERQLDFEGARAAYEAVTRADPAFAPAWAGLARVQKRLGDRTGALGSVAACLARSPVASVCVGVRHDLHAASGDCAAAKDDAAAWMALEPQSPDPQRAWAGALFASKAPRPSVEEALRRHVSLLPPDARKGAETREWLALAVSDGRLDDALTLAEGLEATLPADADRTEHAEAVRAKVDLALELGDTKRAAAWAKDFLDRMPAYPPYPFAPDPSIGFVEPLFRAGTLTANEVELRRAAWLASEIARTRAADPGMLSEPRGRMSWLRWSLAYGTFAETKEEAAEALRAIPVDSEPKISQRTLHFDFRAGKVLALAGDHVHAVEHLRRVVDACVGFDEPLLQVRASYFLGVALEARGDREGATTAYRQVIDRWGSAKASRTAERARARLAALGTR
- a CDS encoding serine/threonine protein kinase, producing MNRSTSPEAPKKLGHYSIVSLIGEGGMATVYLAFKDEPSGRSGPFALKVIREELAQSSDFASMFADEAKVSAGMRHPNVVRVEESGVVDGRLFLSMEVLRGHSVWQIWQACRERGLRLRYDLAAWIFARAADGLHHAHEQRGPDGTSLDLVHRDVNQSNLFVTYDGDVKVIDFGLAKAANRVSQTAAGVVKGKLSYLAPEQVTGSKLDRRADVFALGVALWEVTVDRRLFKGRDDIDTLLRVNECRVPDATAIVDDYPARLWAIVSKCLQKDPSDRYPTAQTLATDLDLFVRECGTGIGRDSVAEIMEVLFAKERERTEEWFRKSEVAEEPLAPLRREQTALLMHNMPSLPPPPKVDLWLGEPPKGFVARAEAALAPSGAHEAAPSGAPAAALAPSVAPAPGAAPTPSVPPERVRASDSGRPSSGPPARGTRRFFLDPLQVGVLVVTGLVLMLLAIFVVRLLRSS